In Chitinivorax sp. PXF-14, a single window of DNA contains:
- a CDS encoding ABC transporter substrate-binding protein, with protein sequence MKQVALVAALVLSAFGAATAQAKEWKTIRIGLEAAYKPFTYKTPDGKLAGFDIDIANALCAQMKARCSFVEQDWDGIVPALNARKYDVIISSMTITDERRKSVEFTDKYYEAPSRLVAKSATHLAGTADSLKGKKIGVLRASTEEEYAQDVYTKAGATVVPYNSQNEAFLDLTSARLDATLVNSVVGRTDFLDTAAGRGYEFVGPVLDDPKYFGHGAGIALRKADADLRDQFNAALKAIRANGVYKTVQAKYFNFDIYGK encoded by the coding sequence ATGAAGCAAGTTGCACTGGTGGCTGCGCTGGTTCTGTCGGCGTTTGGCGCAGCGACGGCTCAGGCCAAGGAATGGAAGACCATCCGTATCGGGCTGGAGGCCGCCTACAAGCCGTTCACCTACAAGACGCCGGACGGCAAGCTGGCCGGTTTCGACATCGATATTGCCAATGCCCTGTGCGCGCAGATGAAGGCCCGCTGCAGCTTTGTCGAGCAGGATTGGGACGGCATCGTGCCGGCGCTCAACGCGCGCAAGTACGATGTGATCATCTCGTCGATGACGATTACCGACGAGCGCCGCAAATCGGTCGAATTCACCGACAAATACTATGAAGCGCCGTCGCGCCTCGTTGCCAAGTCAGCCACCCATCTCGCCGGCACGGCCGACAGCCTGAAGGGCAAGAAGATCGGCGTGCTGCGTGCCTCGACCGAGGAAGAGTACGCGCAGGACGTCTACACCAAGGCCGGCGCCACGGTGGTGCCCTACAACTCGCAGAACGAGGCTTTCCTCGACCTGACCAGCGCGCGGCTCGACGCCACACTGGTGAACAGCGTGGTGGGCCGCACCGATTTCCTCGACACGGCGGCAGGCAGGGGCTACGAGTTCGTCGGCCCGGTGCTCGACGACCCGAAATACTTCGGCCACGGTGCCGGCATCGCGCTGCGCAAGGCCGATGCCGACCTGCGCGACCAGTTCAACGCCGCGCTCAAGGCCATCCGCGCCAACGGCGTCTACAAGACCGTGCAGGCCAAGTACTTCAACTTCGACATCTACGGCAAATAA
- a CDS encoding alanine/ornithine racemase family PLP-dependent enzyme — translation MIGAHIDIHLDRIEHNARVLVEACQAAGIAVAGVTKSTCGSPRVAQAMVRGGVAQIADSRLDNLARLRRAGVTAPLLLLRAPSPLEVEAVLRHADISLQSELSTLRLLSQRAVAAGIEHDVILMIELGDLREGIMPADVMAHVEQVLALPGLHLLGLGANLACVSGIQPTVDNLGSLAHLAAEARRRFGIALPLVSGGNTFSLPLLEQGLMPAGINHLRLGASIMMAESPTPPGLAARLRKDAFVVRAPVIEAKIKPGRPYGVAGENAFGVRPDFGHLPDRPSRRLILAIGREDVLPPGLSPLDARLSIVGASSDHLVLDAGDSTDTYGLGAEIGFTVDYGALLMAMTSPYVGKRYRAGRPAAPGGGAP, via the coding sequence ATGATCGGCGCCCATATCGACATCCATCTCGACCGCATCGAGCACAATGCCCGCGTGCTGGTCGAGGCCTGCCAGGCGGCGGGCATCGCGGTGGCTGGCGTGACCAAATCCACCTGCGGCTCGCCCCGCGTGGCGCAGGCCATGGTGCGCGGCGGCGTCGCGCAGATCGCCGATTCGCGGCTCGACAACCTGGCCCGGCTGCGCCGTGCTGGCGTGACCGCGCCCTTGCTGCTGCTGCGCGCGCCGTCACCGCTCGAAGTCGAGGCGGTGCTGCGCCACGCCGACATCAGCCTGCAATCCGAGCTGTCGACGCTGCGCCTGTTGTCGCAGCGGGCGGTGGCGGCGGGCATCGAGCACGACGTGATCCTGATGATCGAATTGGGTGACCTGCGCGAAGGCATCATGCCAGCCGACGTCATGGCCCATGTCGAACAGGTGCTGGCGCTGCCGGGCTTGCATCTGTTGGGGCTCGGCGCCAACCTGGCCTGCGTCAGCGGCATCCAGCCGACGGTGGACAACCTCGGCAGCCTGGCGCATCTGGCCGCCGAGGCGCGGCGCCGCTTCGGCATCGCACTGCCGCTGGTGTCGGGCGGCAACACCTTTTCGCTGCCCTTGCTCGAACAGGGGCTGATGCCGGCCGGCATCAACCACCTGCGGCTCGGCGCCAGCATCATGATGGCCGAGTCGCCGACGCCGCCGGGCCTGGCGGCGCGCCTGCGCAAGGATGCCTTCGTCGTGCGCGCGCCGGTGATCGAGGCCAAGATCAAGCCGGGCCGGCCCTACGGCGTGGCCGGCGAGAACGCCTTTGGCGTACGGCCGGATTTCGGCCACCTGCCGGACCGGCCATCGCGCCGGCTGATCCTCGCCATCGGCCGCGAGGATGTCCTGCCGCCGGGCCTGTCACCGCTGGACGCGCGGCTCAGCATCGTCGGCGCCAGCAGCGACCACCTGGTGCTCGACGCCGGCGACAGCACCGACACCTATGGGCTCGGCGCGGAGATCGGCTTCACTGTCGATTATGGCGCCCTGTTGATGGCGATGACCTCACCCTACGTCGGCAAGCGTTATCGCGCCGGCCGCCCGGCGGCACCGGGCGGGGGCGCGCCATGA
- a CDS encoding DMT family transporter, which translates to MNGLTLPQRLRRRWDALPGNTRGLIWVALAMIAYTAMNMCLKRLGTELSELQSLFLRAVAVLALLAPLAVRGRGAGLYSRKPGLHLARVVLTAGAGLASTYAVNRLPLAQSTVFSLTIPLMLIPLGLVFLRESVRPLRWLGVLTGFGGVWLIAQPQGGDFSPAMAVALLGAFIEALLGVALKKGAESETALAMIFWSYCGQALLFGGLGGAALPPLSPEAWLLVLAMGGFSLLTGWLFVLGYRAGEASAVEPGSFSMLIFGALGGHWLFGEALDPMLWAGGAVLLAGLVLVAWEPRPARLCDAPR; encoded by the coding sequence ATGAACGGGCTTACTTTGCCCCAACGCCTGCGCCGGCGCTGGGATGCGCTGCCCGGCAACACGCGCGGCCTGATCTGGGTGGCGCTGGCGATGATCGCCTATACCGCGATGAATATGTGCCTCAAGCGGCTCGGGACGGAGCTCAGCGAGTTGCAGTCGCTGTTCCTGCGCGCAGTGGCCGTGCTGGCGCTGCTTGCGCCGCTGGCCGTGCGTGGGCGCGGTGCCGGCCTCTATTCGCGCAAGCCCGGCCTGCATCTGGCGCGCGTGGTGCTGACCGCCGGCGCGGGGCTCGCCAGCACCTATGCGGTGAACCGGCTGCCGCTCGCGCAGTCGACGGTGTTCTCGCTGACCATCCCCTTGATGCTGATCCCGCTTGGCCTTGTGTTCCTGCGCGAGAGCGTGCGGCCGTTGCGCTGGCTCGGCGTGCTCACCGGCTTCGGTGGCGTGTGGCTGATCGCTCAGCCGCAGGGCGGCGACTTCAGCCCGGCCATGGCGGTGGCGCTGCTTGGCGCCTTCATCGAGGCGCTGCTCGGCGTGGCGCTGAAGAAGGGCGCCGAGAGCGAGACCGCGCTGGCGATGATCTTCTGGTCGTATTGCGGGCAGGCGCTGCTGTTTGGCGGCTTGGGCGGTGCCGCGTTGCCGCCGCTGTCGCCCGAGGCCTGGCTGCTGGTGCTGGCGATGGGCGGCTTTTCGTTGCTGACCGGCTGGCTGTTCGTGCTCGGCTATCGGGCAGGGGAGGCCAGCGCCGTCGAGCCGGGCAGCTTCAGCATGCTGATCTTCGGCGCGCTCGGTGGGCACTGGTTGTTCGGCGAGGCGCTCGACCCGATGCTGTGGGCCGGCGGCGCCGTGCTGCTCGCGGGCCTCGTGCTGGTGGCCTGGGAGCCCCGCCCGGCGCGGCTCTGCGATGCGCCCCGCTAG